A stretch of Halomonas elongata DSM 2581 DNA encodes these proteins:
- the typA gene encoding translational GTPase TypA, which yields MIENLRNIAIIAHVDHGKTTLVDKLLQQSGTLDRKAEGQERIMDSNDQEKERGITILAKNTAIRWQGPDERDYHINIVDTPGHADFGGEVERVMSMVDSVLLMVDAVDGPMPQTRFVTQKAFDQGLKPIVVVNKIDRPGARPDWVIDQIFDLFDNLGASDEQLDFPIIYCSALNGVAGPEPDQLTDDMTPMFKAIVDIVEPPKVELEAPFQMQISALDYNSYVGVIGLGRITRGSVKPNQQVTIVTKEGNTRRGKIGQVMTHLGLERVQTEEATAGDIICITGIENLAISDTLCDPADVEALPALTVDEPTVSMTFQVNDSPFAGRDGKFVTSRNIRDRLEQELIHNVALRVEQGDSPEKFKVSGRGELHLSVLIESMRREGFELAVGRPEVIIREIDGVSQEPYEEVIIDCEEEHQGAIMEELGYRKGELKNMNPDGKGRVRLDFIIPARGLIGFRGQFLTLTSGTGILTSRFDHYGPLKPDASVERRNGVLVSMVSGKALAYALFALQDRGKLIIEHGTEVYEGMLVGINNRAEDMVVNPTKAKKLDNMRSSGSDEALVLTPPIRFTLEQAIEFLDDDELVEVTPNHIRLRKKLLSENERKRAKKK from the coding sequence GTGATCGAGAATCTTCGCAACATTGCCATCATCGCTCACGTCGACCACGGCAAGACCACCCTGGTCGACAAGCTCCTCCAGCAGTCCGGCACCCTGGACCGCAAGGCTGAGGGCCAGGAACGCATCATGGACTCCAACGACCAGGAGAAGGAGCGCGGCATCACCATCCTGGCCAAGAACACGGCGATCCGCTGGCAGGGGCCCGACGAACGCGACTACCACATCAACATCGTCGACACGCCCGGACACGCCGATTTCGGCGGCGAGGTCGAGCGCGTGATGTCGATGGTCGACTCGGTCCTGCTGATGGTGGACGCCGTCGATGGCCCCATGCCGCAGACCCGCTTCGTGACCCAGAAGGCCTTCGACCAGGGCCTCAAGCCGATCGTGGTGGTCAACAAGATCGACCGCCCGGGCGCGCGTCCGGACTGGGTCATCGACCAGATCTTCGATTTGTTCGACAACCTCGGCGCCAGCGACGAGCAGCTCGACTTCCCGATCATCTACTGCTCGGCGCTCAACGGCGTGGCCGGTCCCGAGCCGGACCAACTCACCGATGACATGACGCCGATGTTCAAGGCCATCGTCGACATCGTCGAGCCGCCCAAGGTCGAACTGGAAGCTCCCTTCCAGATGCAGATCTCGGCGCTGGACTACAACAGCTATGTCGGCGTCATCGGCCTGGGCCGTATCACCCGCGGCAGCGTCAAGCCGAACCAGCAGGTCACGATCGTCACCAAGGAGGGCAACACCCGGCGCGGCAAGATCGGCCAGGTAATGACCCACCTCGGCCTGGAACGCGTACAGACCGAAGAGGCCACCGCCGGCGATATCATCTGCATCACCGGCATCGAGAACCTGGCCATCTCCGATACGCTGTGCGACCCGGCCGACGTCGAGGCCCTGCCGGCGCTGACCGTCGACGAGCCCACGGTGTCCATGACCTTCCAAGTCAATGATTCGCCCTTCGCCGGCAGGGACGGCAAGTTCGTCACCAGCCGCAACATCCGGGACCGCCTCGAGCAGGAACTGATCCACAACGTGGCGCTGCGCGTCGAGCAGGGCGACAGCCCCGAGAAGTTCAAGGTCTCCGGTCGTGGCGAGCTGCACCTTTCGGTGCTGATCGAGAGCATGCGCCGTGAAGGCTTCGAGCTGGCGGTGGGTCGCCCCGAGGTCATCATCCGCGAGATCGACGGCGTTTCGCAGGAGCCCTACGAAGAAGTCATCATCGACTGCGAGGAGGAGCACCAGGGCGCCATCATGGAAGAGCTCGGCTACCGCAAGGGCGAGCTCAAGAACATGAACCCCGATGGCAAGGGCCGGGTGCGCCTGGACTTCATCATCCCCGCGCGCGGCCTGATCGGCTTCCGGGGCCAGTTCCTGACCCTGACGTCAGGCACCGGCATCCTGACCAGCCGCTTCGACCACTATGGTCCGCTCAAGCCCGACGCCTCCGTCGAGCGGCGCAACGGCGTGCTGGTGTCCATGGTCAGCGGCAAGGCCCTGGCCTATGCGCTGTTCGCCCTGCAGGATCGCGGCAAGCTGATCATCGAGCACGGCACCGAGGTCTACGAAGGCATGCTGGTCGGCATCAACAACCGCGCCGAAGACATGGTGGTCAACCCCACCAAGGCCAAGAAGCTCGACAACATGCGCTCCTCGGGCAGCGACGAAGCCCTGGTACTGACTCCGCCGATACGCTTCACCCTGGAGCAGGCCATCGAGTTCCTCGATGACGACGAGCTGGTTGAAGTCACTCCCAACCACATTCGCCTGCGCAAGAAGCTGCTCAGCGAGAACGAGCGCAAGCGCGCCAAGAAGAAGTAA
- a CDS encoding LysR family transcriptional regulator — protein MLDIKFYVLIDAIATHGTVHEAAAAIGVTQPAATHRIREMERRLGVSLFLREGRRLVLTASGERLVAAARDVLPKLRNAEIEAWQLARHGEPPIRLGIGPYDTLSRIVPHLYDHQYGDIDLVSLPMPEMTGALLARRVDMIPMIEVPVQRGLDYRELFEEPLMAVMPPSHPYADSDAVPPEVFDRERHFTYSVAPEAGHEFEHFFQPAGIYPSHMVQVESVNLILDLVAAGKGVSILSRWAVRDAARSGRVVMRPLAGELPRIPWYLAFADEPRVAEVAIPLALLLREQYRQTT, from the coding sequence ATGCTGGATATCAAGTTCTATGTGCTGATCGATGCCATCGCGACGCACGGTACTGTCCATGAGGCGGCTGCGGCGATCGGCGTGACTCAGCCGGCGGCGACGCATCGTATCCGCGAGATGGAACGTCGGCTGGGTGTGTCCCTGTTCCTGCGGGAGGGGCGCCGTCTGGTGCTGACGGCATCCGGCGAGCGCCTGGTGGCTGCCGCCAGGGATGTGCTGCCGAAGTTGCGCAATGCGGAAATCGAAGCCTGGCAGCTGGCGCGTCATGGCGAGCCGCCCATACGCCTGGGTATCGGCCCCTACGATACGCTCTCCCGGATCGTGCCCCATCTCTATGATCACCAGTACGGCGACATCGACCTGGTGAGTCTGCCGATGCCCGAGATGACCGGCGCCTTGCTGGCCAGGCGGGTCGACATGATTCCCATGATCGAGGTGCCCGTGCAACGGGGCCTCGACTATCGTGAACTGTTCGAAGAGCCGCTGATGGCAGTGATGCCGCCGTCTCACCCCTATGCCGACAGCGATGCGGTACCACCCGAGGTGTTCGATCGTGAGCGTCATTTCACTTATAGCGTGGCGCCGGAAGCAGGGCATGAGTTCGAACACTTCTTTCAGCCCGCCGGCATCTATCCCTCGCACATGGTGCAGGTCGAGTCCGTGAACCTGATTCTCGACCTGGTGGCGGCCGGCAAGGGGGTGAGCATCCTGTCTCGCTGGGCGGTTCGTGATGCCGCCCGTTCGGGGCGTGTGGTCATGCGCCCCCTGGCCGGCGAGTTGCCCCGCATTCCCTGGTATCTGGCTTTCGCCGATGAGCCTCGCGTCGCCGAGGTGGCCATTCCTCTGGCGTTGCTGTTGCGCGAGCAATATCGGCAGACCACGTGA
- a CDS encoding HalD/BesD family halogenase: MPTSALRDERSATPQAPGTPSLARLVDLQQYPIDRQESDAYRHAVEQVRAQLRQDGCALLSRFIRDDVVETLRQESEALAPLAYYSDNNVNPYVTQDDPSLPEDHPVRCFQHYTNGFVAKDLIPEDAIVKTLYRDPAFQRFIADCLEEPVIYEFADPIAGLVINVMPDDTELPWHFDTNEFIVSLMTRRPHSGGEFQYAPNIRRPGEENFAAVQRILEGDHTEVESLTLNTGDLQLFKGRYSMHRVASAQGQRLCTLLGYAKTPNMMGSLEHTEKIYGRVTQAHIDAHNQHRHDNLMG, encoded by the coding sequence ATGCCAACTTCTGCCCTTCGCGACGAACGCTCAGCGACCCCCCAAGCGCCTGGTACCCCTTCCCTGGCGCGGCTGGTCGACCTGCAGCAGTACCCGATCGACCGGCAGGAAAGCGACGCCTATCGTCATGCGGTTGAACAGGTGCGAGCCCAACTGCGACAGGACGGCTGCGCACTGTTGTCCCGGTTCATTCGTGACGATGTCGTCGAGACGCTGCGCCAGGAAAGTGAGGCCCTGGCCCCTCTGGCCTACTATTCCGACAACAACGTCAATCCGTATGTCACCCAGGACGATCCCAGCTTGCCCGAGGATCACCCGGTGCGTTGCTTCCAGCACTACACCAATGGGTTCGTGGCCAAGGACCTGATTCCCGAGGACGCCATCGTCAAGACGCTCTATCGCGATCCGGCGTTTCAGCGGTTCATCGCTGACTGTCTCGAGGAACCGGTCATCTATGAGTTCGCCGATCCCATCGCCGGCCTGGTAATCAATGTCATGCCTGACGATACCGAGCTGCCCTGGCACTTCGACACCAATGAATTCATCGTCAGCCTGATGACGCGACGGCCTCATAGCGGCGGGGAGTTCCAGTATGCGCCCAACATCCGCCGCCCCGGCGAGGAGAATTTCGCCGCTGTGCAGCGCATCCTGGAAGGCGATCACACCGAGGTCGAGTCGCTGACGCTCAATACCGGCGACCTGCAGCTCTTCAAGGGGCGCTATTCGATGCACCGTGTGGCCTCCGCCCAGGGACAGCGTTTGTGCACCCTGCTGGGTTACGCCAAGACCCCGAACATGATGGGCAGCCTGGAGCACACCGAAAAGATCTATGGTCGCGTGACCCAGGCCCACATCGACGCTCACAACCAGCATCGCCACGACAATCTCATGGGGTAG
- a CDS encoding M24 family metallopeptidase: MSQIVALADVPRDGRSYVDGDFRRQSIDDELLSRVERYRLDRLRQQMRHHEMDALILFDPINIRYACGVRNMQVYSQRNPARYLYVAADGPVVLYEFSACMHLAKDARLLDEVHPARAVMPQYSGPRCPQHTAAFVDDMRSLFARSATQGKRLGIESAPTAAVSALGEAGFELIDAAVAVEGAKSIKSLDELSLIHRSVTLTESAMAHMEAALRPGMSENELWSIFNQHVLATGGEYAETRLLASGARTNPWFQECSDKIIAPGELVAFDTDIVGCFGYYTDFSRTFHVPGCGGPTQEQKRLYRMAADQLESNIALLAPGMSFREYSRRAWPIPRGYRENRYLDIVHGCGMTGEWPLIAHDMDWDDVGYDGDIEPGMTLCVEAYIGHRDGREGVKLEEQVLITERGIDRLSTYGYDDELLGS; encoded by the coding sequence ATGAGCCAGATCGTGGCACTGGCCGACGTCCCTCGAGACGGTCGGTCTTACGTTGACGGTGATTTTCGTCGCCAATCCATCGATGACGAGCTGCTGTCGCGGGTCGAGCGCTATCGTCTCGACCGCCTGCGTCAGCAGATGCGCCATCATGAGATGGATGCGCTCATCCTGTTCGACCCGATCAATATTCGATATGCCTGCGGCGTTCGCAACATGCAGGTCTATTCGCAGCGCAATCCCGCGCGCTATCTCTACGTGGCCGCTGACGGTCCGGTAGTGCTCTACGAGTTCAGTGCCTGCATGCACCTGGCGAAGGATGCCCGGCTGCTGGATGAAGTTCATCCGGCGAGGGCCGTCATGCCGCAGTACAGCGGGCCTCGTTGCCCGCAACACACGGCGGCCTTCGTCGATGACATGCGCTCCCTGTTCGCACGCTCGGCTACGCAGGGCAAACGGCTGGGCATCGAGTCGGCTCCTACCGCGGCCGTATCCGCCCTTGGCGAGGCGGGATTCGAGCTGATCGATGCCGCCGTCGCCGTGGAAGGCGCCAAGTCCATCAAGAGCCTCGATGAGCTGAGCCTGATCCACCGTTCGGTGACACTGACGGAATCCGCCATGGCGCACATGGAAGCGGCCCTGAGGCCGGGCATGTCCGAAAACGAGCTATGGTCCATTTTCAACCAGCATGTGCTGGCCACGGGGGGCGAATATGCCGAAACCCGGCTGCTGGCCTCGGGGGCACGCACCAATCCCTGGTTCCAGGAGTGTTCCGACAAGATCATCGCGCCTGGTGAACTCGTGGCCTTCGACACCGACATCGTCGGCTGCTTCGGCTATTACACCGACTTTTCAAGAACCTTCCATGTCCCCGGATGTGGTGGTCCCACCCAGGAGCAGAAGCGGCTCTATCGGATGGCGGCCGATCAACTGGAAAGCAATATCGCCCTGCTGGCACCCGGCATGAGCTTTCGCGAGTATTCACGCCGCGCCTGGCCGATTCCCCGGGGATATCGCGAGAACCGCTACCTGGACATCGTCCATGGTTGCGGGATGACCGGTGAATGGCCGCTGATCGCCCATGACATGGATTGGGACGATGTCGGCTACGACGGTGACATCGAACCCGGCATGACCCTGTGCGTGGAAGCCTATATCGGGCATCGCGATGGCCGCGAAGGGGTCAAGCTGGAGGAACAGGTGTTGATTACCGAACGGGGGATAGATCGTCTGTCGACGTATGGCTATGACGATGAGTTGCTGGGTTCTTGA
- a CDS encoding glycine betaine ABC transporter substrate-binding protein: MKSITSLLVALGALGVATTASADETLTIGTNNWSENIAVSHLWQQLLEERGYRVELTTTGKSIIFSALAQRDIDISLEVWLPNGDAQYLEPYQDRIDVHDAWYHGAQDELVVPAYLSDIDTMEDLKANASRFEYQGEPTIMGIESGSAIAGETETAIERYELPFRQLNSSSPAMLASLEEAYRKEEPIAVTLWQPHWAYAQYDLKAIEDPEEAYGGGDDIKWMSTAGFAEEHPEITDVLDGWYMSHGQLSDLMLTIEDVGSPEEGVRRWIADHPALIEKWLGDFEDADA; this comes from the coding sequence ATGAAATCGATTACTTCTCTTCTCGTTGCACTTGGCGCCCTGGGGGTTGCCACTACGGCATCGGCCGACGAGACATTGACCATCGGCACCAACAACTGGTCGGAGAATATTGCCGTCTCTCACCTATGGCAGCAATTGCTGGAGGAGCGGGGATACCGCGTCGAGCTGACCACGACCGGCAAGAGCATCATCTTCAGCGCGCTGGCCCAGCGCGATATCGACATATCGCTGGAAGTCTGGCTGCCCAATGGTGATGCCCAATACCTGGAGCCCTATCAGGATCGTATCGATGTCCATGACGCCTGGTATCACGGCGCCCAGGACGAGCTGGTGGTGCCGGCCTATCTCTCGGATATCGACACCATGGAAGACCTGAAGGCCAATGCGTCACGCTTCGAGTACCAGGGAGAGCCGACAATCATGGGCATCGAGTCGGGTTCCGCCATCGCGGGGGAAACGGAAACCGCCATCGAGCGCTACGAGCTGCCGTTTCGCCAGTTGAATAGCTCGTCACCTGCCATGCTGGCCTCGCTCGAGGAGGCGTATCGCAAGGAAGAACCCATCGCGGTCACGCTCTGGCAGCCGCATTGGGCCTATGCGCAATATGACCTGAAGGCCATCGAGGATCCCGAGGAGGCCTATGGCGGCGGCGACGACATCAAATGGATGTCCACGGCCGGGTTCGCCGAAGAGCACCCCGAAATAACGGATGTCCTCGATGGCTGGTACATGAGCCATGGCCAGCTATCGGATTTGATGTTGACCATCGAGGACGTCGGCAGCCCAGAAGAGGGCGTCCGTCGCTGGATCGCTGACCACCCGGCGCTCATCGAGAAGTGGCTGGGCGATTTCGAGGACGCCGATGCATGA
- the glnA gene encoding glutamate--ammonia ligase has translation MSDKTLALIEEHDVKWVDLRFTDTKGKEQHVTIPARDVDEEFFENGQMFDGSSINGWKGINESDMILRPEDGTGFLDPFTEDATLVLRCDIIEPATMQGYERDPRSIAKRAEAYLQSSGLGDTAFFGPEPEFFVFDEVHWKADAEGAMYKITSEEGAWATDRHVEGGNLGHRPRVKGGYFPVPPVDSFHDIRGVMCSTLEAIGQTVEVHHHEVSNAGQNEIGVKFNTLVKKADELQEMKYVVHNVAHAYGKTATFMPKPVVGDNGSGMHVHQSFWKDGQNQFAGDEYAGLSEMALYYIGGIIKHARALNAFTNASTNSYKRLVPGFEAPVMLAYSARNRSASIRIPYTASPKGKRIEARFPDPTANPYLCFAAMLMAGIDGIKNKIHPGDAMDKNLYDLPPEEGKAIPTVAESLDQALEALDADRSFLTEGGVFTDETIDAYIELKSEDIERLRMTTHPIEFDMYYSC, from the coding sequence ATGTCTGACAAGACTCTCGCCCTGATTGAAGAACATGATGTGAAGTGGGTCGATCTGCGCTTCACCGACACCAAAGGCAAGGAACAGCACGTCACCATCCCGGCTCGCGATGTGGACGAAGAGTTCTTCGAGAACGGCCAGATGTTCGATGGCTCCTCCATCAATGGCTGGAAGGGGATCAACGAGTCGGACATGATCCTGCGTCCGGAGGACGGCACCGGCTTCCTCGACCCCTTCACCGAAGATGCCACCCTGGTGCTGCGCTGCGACATCATCGAGCCGGCCACCATGCAGGGCTATGAGCGTGATCCGCGCTCCATCGCCAAGCGTGCCGAGGCGTATCTGCAGTCTTCCGGCCTGGGCGACACCGCCTTCTTCGGTCCGGAGCCCGAGTTCTTCGTCTTCGACGAGGTGCACTGGAAGGCCGACGCCGAAGGCGCCATGTACAAGATCACCTCCGAAGAGGGTGCCTGGGCCACCGACCGCCACGTCGAAGGCGGCAACCTGGGTCACCGTCCGCGGGTCAAGGGTGGCTACTTCCCGGTACCGCCGGTGGACAGCTTCCACGACATCCGTGGCGTGATGTGCAGCACCCTGGAGGCCATCGGCCAGACCGTCGAAGTGCATCACCATGAGGTGTCCAACGCCGGCCAGAACGAGATCGGCGTCAAGTTCAACACCCTGGTGAAGAAGGCCGACGAGCTGCAGGAAATGAAGTACGTGGTGCACAACGTGGCCCACGCCTACGGCAAGACCGCGACCTTCATGCCCAAGCCGGTGGTCGGTGACAACGGTTCCGGCATGCACGTCCACCAGTCCTTCTGGAAGGACGGCCAGAACCAGTTCGCCGGTGACGAGTACGCTGGTCTCTCCGAGATGGCTCTGTACTACATCGGCGGCATTATCAAGCATGCCCGTGCCCTGAACGCCTTCACCAACGCGTCGACCAACTCCTACAAGCGTCTGGTGCCGGGTTTCGAGGCGCCGGTGATGCTGGCCTACAGTGCGCGCAACCGTTCTGCGTCCATCCGTATCCCCTACACCGCAAGCCCGAAGGGCAAGCGCATCGAGGCCCGCTTCCCGGACCCGACCGCCAACCCCTACCTGTGCTTCGCGGCGATGCTGATGGCCGGCATCGACGGCATCAAGAACAAGATCCATCCCGGCGATGCCATGGACAAGAACCTCTATGACCTGCCGCCGGAAGAAGGCAAGGCCATCCCGACCGTGGCCGAGAGCCTCGATCAGGCGCTGGAAGCGCTGGATGCCGATCGCAGCTTCCTGACCGAGGGCGGCGTCTTCACCGACGAGACGATCGATGCCTACATCGAGCTCAAGTCCGAGGACATCGAGCGTCTGCGCATGACGACCCACCCGATCGAGTTCGACATGTACTACAGCTGCTGA
- a CDS encoding DUF4124 domain-containing protein: protein MDRPTIAILLWLVVVNQAMGGQVLYRTTDARGHVFFTDDPARGGEPVELAPISVVPALPASSTATRAASSDAAGDAPSRTYDVFTIAAPDDDTTLPTGFAGKVRVRLELRPALREGHGLRLLLDGDIVRPAAREPVIELVNLVRGEHRLQAELLDERGRVLRRTPEVTLHVQRASVNLPQNPNCPASRGQDDR, encoded by the coding sequence ATGGATAGGCCAACAATCGCGATACTGCTGTGGCTTGTGGTGGTGAATCAGGCCATGGGCGGGCAGGTCCTCTACCGCACCACCGACGCGCGGGGCCATGTGTTCTTCACCGACGATCCCGCGCGTGGCGGCGAGCCGGTCGAGCTTGCGCCGATCAGTGTGGTGCCGGCGCTGCCGGCCTCGTCAACGGCGACTCGTGCAGCATCGAGCGACGCCGCCGGCGATGCACCCTCCCGGACGTATGACGTCTTCACGATCGCCGCACCCGACGATGACACGACCCTGCCCACAGGATTCGCCGGCAAGGTGCGGGTGCGGCTCGAACTGCGGCCGGCGCTGCGTGAAGGGCACGGGCTGCGTCTGCTGCTCGATGGAGACATCGTGAGGCCCGCGGCGCGCGAGCCGGTCATCGAACTCGTCAATCTGGTGCGTGGCGAGCACCGCTTGCAGGCGGAACTGCTCGATGAGCGGGGCCGGGTGCTACGCCGCACGCCCGAGGTGACGCTGCATGTGCAGCGGGCCAGCGTGAACCTGCCGCAGAATCCCAATTGTCCCGCTTCCCGTGGCCAGGACGACCGCTGA
- the glnL gene encoding nitrogen regulation protein NR(II) — translation MYQRLMEHLTTAVLLLDGGLRLQWMNPAAEALLALSRSRVTGQPLPELVVGEEDIGELLAKARDEFHPFTQREARLTLVTGDVLTVDYTVTPLSRDELLLEVEPRDRLLRISREEALQTRQETIKVLARGLAHEVKNPLGGIRGAAQLLERDLESPQLTEFTRIIIEEVDRLRDMVDAMLGPNQVERHEPLNIHKVLERVRSLLTVEHPSVTIIRDYDPSLPDLVGDESQMIQAMLNVARNAVEAMTESDVPAPSLMLRTRARRQFTLGAERHRLVCEVSIIDNGPGIPERLRETLFYPMVSGRAEGSGLGLSIAQSILHQHQGLIECDSAPGHTEFRLLIPLEKSHE, via the coding sequence ATGTATCAACGTTTGATGGAACACCTCACCACTGCCGTCCTCTTGCTGGATGGCGGGCTGCGATTGCAGTGGATGAATCCGGCGGCCGAGGCGCTGCTGGCGCTGAGTCGCTCGCGGGTGACCGGCCAGCCCCTGCCGGAACTGGTCGTGGGCGAGGAAGACATCGGCGAGCTGCTGGCCAAGGCGAGGGACGAGTTTCATCCCTTCACCCAGCGCGAGGCGCGCCTGACGCTGGTCACCGGCGATGTACTGACCGTGGACTACACCGTCACGCCGCTTTCCCGGGACGAGCTCTTGCTGGAAGTGGAGCCACGCGACCGCCTGCTGCGCATTTCCCGGGAGGAAGCGCTGCAGACGCGCCAGGAAACCATCAAGGTGCTGGCGCGCGGCCTCGCCCATGAAGTCAAGAATCCCCTCGGCGGCATTCGCGGTGCGGCCCAGTTGCTGGAACGCGACCTGGAAAGTCCGCAGCTCACCGAATTCACCCGGATCATCATCGAAGAGGTCGACCGCCTGCGCGACATGGTGGATGCGATGCTCGGGCCCAATCAGGTCGAGCGCCATGAGCCGCTGAACATCCACAAGGTGCTCGAGCGGGTGCGTTCGCTGCTCACCGTCGAGCATCCGAGCGTGACGATCATCCGCGATTACGATCCCAGCCTGCCGGATCTCGTCGGCGACGAGTCGCAGATGATCCAGGCCATGCTCAACGTGGCGCGCAATGCCGTCGAGGCCATGACGGAATCCGATGTACCGGCCCCCAGCCTGATGCTGAGAACCCGTGCCCGGCGACAGTTCACCCTGGGCGCCGAACGCCATCGGCTGGTCTGCGAGGTGTCGATCATCGACAACGGTCCGGGCATTCCCGAGCGACTGCGCGAAACCCTGTTCTATCCGATGGTCTCGGGGCGTGCCGAGGGCAGTGGGCTGGGCCTGTCCATCGCCCAGTCGATCCTCCATCAGCACCAGGGGCTGATCGAGTGCGACTCCGCGCCTGGCCACACCGAATTCCGCCTGCTGATACCGCTGGAGAAATCCCATGAGTGA
- the ntrC gene encoding nitrogen regulation protein NR(I) produces MSEAARVMIVDDDRAIRWVLERALAQPDLEVECVERADRVLPRLLEEPPDVLVTDIRMPGIDGLDLMARVREAHPDLPVIVMTAHSDLDSAVASYQGGAFEYLPKPFDVDEALALVRRAVAHARERQRPVTPPEGLETEIIGEAPAMQEVFRAIGRLAQSHITVLINGESGTGKERVAQALHQHSPRGSRPFIALNMAAIPRDLIESELFGHEKGAFTGATAQRQGRFEQADGGTLFLDEIGDMPAETQTRLLRVLADGEFYRVGGHTPVKVDVRIIAATHQHLEELVDDGRFREDLFHRLNVIRIHLPKLADRREDIPRLARHFLAEAAKELATDVKVLTEEAEEHLTRLAWPGNVRQLENTCRWLTVMASGREVLVEDLPPELRDGEGGGASGDWRLAFRDWADRALAAGHTHLLEEAVPDFEKILIETALKHTGGRKGEAAELLGWGRNTLTRKLKTLMPEMAED; encoded by the coding sequence ATGAGTGAAGCCGCTCGCGTCATGATCGTCGACGATGACCGCGCCATCCGCTGGGTGCTGGAGCGTGCCCTGGCCCAGCCCGACCTGGAGGTCGAATGCGTCGAGCGCGCCGATCGGGTGCTGCCACGGCTGCTCGAGGAGCCGCCCGACGTGCTGGTCACTGACATTCGCATGCCGGGGATCGACGGCCTGGATTTGATGGCCCGGGTGCGGGAGGCGCATCCCGATCTGCCGGTGATCGTGATGACCGCGCATTCGGATCTCGACAGCGCCGTGGCCTCCTATCAGGGCGGAGCTTTCGAATATCTGCCCAAGCCCTTCGACGTCGACGAGGCGCTGGCCCTGGTGCGCCGCGCCGTGGCCCATGCCCGGGAACGCCAGCGGCCGGTCACGCCCCCGGAAGGCCTCGAGACCGAGATCATCGGCGAGGCGCCGGCCATGCAGGAGGTGTTTCGCGCCATCGGCCGGCTCGCTCAGTCGCACATCACGGTGCTGATCAACGGTGAGTCGGGCACCGGCAAGGAGCGCGTGGCCCAGGCGCTGCATCAGCACAGCCCTCGGGGCAGCCGGCCCTTCATCGCCCTGAACATGGCGGCGATTCCCCGCGATCTGATCGAATCCGAGTTGTTCGGTCATGAAAAGGGCGCCTTCACCGGTGCCACGGCCCAGCGGCAGGGACGTTTCGAACAGGCCGATGGCGGCACCCTGTTCCTCGACGAGATCGGCGACATGCCCGCCGAAACCCAGACCCGCTTGCTGCGGGTGCTGGCCGATGGCGAGTTCTATCGGGTCGGCGGCCATACGCCGGTCAAGGTGGATGTGCGCATCATCGCCGCCACCCACCAGCACCTCGAGGAACTGGTCGACGACGGGCGTTTTCGCGAGGATCTCTTCCATCGCCTCAACGTGATTCGCATCCACCTGCCGAAGCTTGCCGATCGGCGCGAGGACATTCCTCGCCTGGCGCGTCATTTCCTCGCCGAGGCCGCCAAGGAACTGGCCACCGACGTCAAGGTGCTGACCGAGGAAGCCGAGGAGCACCTGACCCGTCTGGCCTGGCCGGGCAACGTGCGTCAGCTCGAGAACACCTGCCGTTGGCTGACGGTGATGGCCTCCGGGCGCGAGGTGCTGGTGGAGGACCTGCCGCCCGAACTGCGCGACGGGGAGGGTGGTGGCGCCTCGGGCGACTGGCGTCTGGCCTTCCGCGATTGGGCGGATCGTGCCCTGGCCGCCGGCCATACCCACCTGCTGGAAGAGGCGGTCCCGGATTTCGAGAAGATCCTCATCGAGACCGCGCTCAAGCATACCGGCGGACGCAAGGGCGAAGCCGCCGAACTGCTGGGCTGGGGGCGCAACACCCTGACCCGCAAGCTCAAGACGCTGATGCCGGAAATGGCGGAGGATTGA